A single region of the Gossypium arboreum isolate Shixiya-1 chromosome 12, ASM2569848v2, whole genome shotgun sequence genome encodes:
- the LOC108478729 gene encoding zinc finger protein ZAT9-like — protein MEKHRCKLCLKSFINGRALGGHMRSHMLNLPIHVTQVSQESVSASASYSSDEDDDDKKEQIYGLRENPKRSVRMVDPEFIDAGSVVVQDRESETELSKNLTRRRSKRTRKTLYQHEEEEVVKVNITESVSSISDTTTEEDVAFCLMMLSRDQWKQHDEQEQEQEQEQDDESEEETEESEEYLKSTKPNRSTRGKYRCETCNRVFKSYQALGGHRASHKKMKPYSPATEAIHEPPENVGTSIPEKKTHECPVCFRIFSSGQALGGHKRSHVTGQVIATSTTKTAVTSSKKLGDSLIDLNLPAPMDDDDISQIELSAVSDAEFVKPF, from the coding sequence ATGGAGAAACATAGGTGTAAGCTTTGTTTAAAAAGCTTTATAAATGGAAGAGCTTTAGGTGGTCATATGAGGTCTCATATGTTGAATCTTCCAATTCATGTGACTCAAGTGAGTCAAGAATCCGTGTCAGCTTCAGCTTCATATTCATctgatgaagatgatgatgataaGAAGGAACAAATTTATGGGCTTAGAGAGAATCCAAAAAGAAGCGTTCGTATGGTAGATCCTGAGTTCATTGATGCTGGTTCGGTTGTTGTTCAAGATAGAGAAAGTGAAACTGAGTTATCCAAGAACTTAACTCGGAGACGATCAAAACGAACTCGGAAAACATTATACCAACACGAAGAAGAAGAAGTCGTTAAAGTTAATATCACTGAGTCAGTGAGTTCGATCTCTGATACCACGACCGAAGAAGATGTTGCTTTTTGTCTTATGATGCTTTCAAGAGACCAATGGAAACAACATGATGAGCAAGAGCAAGAGCAAGAGCAAGAGCAAGATGATGAATCCGAAGAAGAAACAGAGGAATCGGAAGAGTACTTAAAATCAACCAAACCCAACCGATCAACTCGTGGTAAATACAGATGCGAAACGTGTAACAGAGTATTCAAATCGTATCAAGCACTGGGTGGACACAGAGCGAGTCACAAAAAAATGAAACCTTACTCCCCGGCGACGGAGGCAATTCATGAACCACCGGAAAATGTGGGTACTTCCATCCCGGAAAAGAAAACACATGAATGCCCTGTTTGTTTTAGAATCTTTTCATCAGGACAAGCTTTGGGTGGACATAAAAGATCTCATGTAACTGGTCAAGTAATAGCAACATCAACAACTAAAACAGCTGTTACAAGTTCCAAAAAGTTGGGAGATAGTTTAATAGATCTTAACCTTCCTGCTCCAATGGATGATGATGATATTAGTCAAATTGAACTTTCTGCTGTGTCTGATGCTGAATTTGTCAAACCATTTTAA